One Odontesthes bonariensis isolate fOdoBon6 chromosome 12, fOdoBon6.hap1, whole genome shotgun sequence genomic window, TAATGATAAAGCCTGAATAGTTTATTTCTAGAAAATTGTGCATGCAGTCGATACATCACTCTTCTCGGAATTGTTCATGGTGTCGCGTAACTTTTAAATGCCGTTTTAGTTTGAGGTTGCACAGTAATGACAATTTTGTGTCATCTGACTTgaaatgtgtctgtttgtgaTTAGGGATGCCAAAAATAATTCTTGAGAGAACAGTGAAAGTAACACCAGCCCACACAGCCATATTTCCTGCTGtggtcacacactcacgcacCTCTTTCAGCGCTCACATAAGAGGAATGGTGTCTCTGAGGCTTTGACCGTTAAATGCAACAGCGCTGGATAAGACACTGGAGTTAGACATACTAATTTACGCTGAAGCCAATTTTTCCCGTTTGTGATTGAGAAAATGGTCcatgtattttttaaatcaacccttttttttattttccttattttttacGCTTTTAGATTGCGTTTTCCATTCTAAATGATTGttgtcattattatttttatgtgCAGGTAACTGACTGAATGTAAATCTAAAGTTTCCATACAGTAGCAGCACACGTCATTGGCTCCTCCTGTCAAATACTAATTTGATGACGTTGTTGTCAAATGCTCAACTCTTCTTAGTTAGAGGAAATGCATACAGATAGTCACTAAATTGTGCCATGCTATCATGTCCCCAGCAGGAAAAGCGCACAACTGCCAGATGACACTGATACAATCAGGCTCTGGTATCTGCAGAAGGGTGACGTCAGTGTCAACATCAACGAGGGAGCAGGAGTCTCAGACCCTTTTTAGTAATCCTTGTACGCACAAGGCTCAAATTCAGCTCCCAGCGGTGCTGCCCGGGCTCCCCAGACTGTGGATTTAATTAAACAgtgtgaaattaattaatcagtGGGGTGGCAGGTAAAAGGACTTCTCACTGGAGCTGCTCACACAACCGAGACAGGCATTTCATGTGCACTGACAGTTATTAATTTGGTGTATGCTTTATTACAGTTTCTTTAAGGAGATGCTGAAATTCTGAGAGATTAAAAAGCTTGGCATGGGAAAAAAGTCATGCAAATTATCAAAACAAGAGCTCCCAAAAATCAAAGTGTAAACCTGTGTTTGATCCGTTCTATCAATTAATTAAAAATTTGAGTTCTGTATAATAATGCGGTGCAAATTAGATGGAAATGAGATAAAATATTCATTTAGTTATCTGGGGAATCTGCCTGGAGGGCTTTTTAGTCTTCAGTCTGGCTCAAAATGCTGTCCATATGGCAATTATGTACAGTAGTGTTGCAGGAGAATTGGTCTGATGCCTAGTGGCAGAGAGGAGCCTGCCTGTGACAAACTGCTACTTGGATCTGATGTGAGTTGAAGGAGATAATGAGGCTGTTGTAAGCCTTAAGTACAGAGCCTGCCCCTAGGGTGACATATCTAAGCGTGCAGGCTCCCTCATTGTTGCCCGTACAGCTGAGGATTAAAAACACATTCACTTTTTTCTTCATAAACTTTGTCAGTACTTCCTGCAACTCTTAAGACAACTTCTCCTTTCATGTGGCAAGCCTCTTGACATTGCTTTGTGTAggagttgttttcttttttttgctttttttttttaaggtttggAGATGTGAAGTCTTGATTTGATTCTTCTTTGAGCTATCTTTAGCTCTTTTTAAGCAACCCACCAGATGATGTGGAACTTCTTGGGAGCTTCCCACACTAACTTCAGACACATGACATATTTCTAGTCTTTTTATATTGACCCATTTGGCATAGCTTTTAAGACTGAATACACTGATATGTGGATGAGAGATAATGATAACTTTGATAAAGTATGATTTATGTTGTTGATTACCATATACAACcctgacaaaaaaaatgtgGAATCATCACTGAGAGAATGTCATATCATCACTATATATAATTAGCTTTTCCTGCTGAAAATATCTCACAGTTTGGTCACAAACATTGACTTCTTTatctgttcttttgtttttcatctctTTTGTTGGGGAATTTTCCATTTTCAAGTATattgctttgagttttctttcctGACGAATTGATGTCTTCCTTGGTCTGCCTGTATGTTTCCCTGTTACAACCAtcccattttgtttgtactCGCTCCAACTTTTAGAGACCCATGACTGGGAACAATCAATGTCTCTTCCCACACTCTGAGTTGAATTACCTTCTTGAAGGAGTTTAATAATCCTTTCCGTTGTTTCCACTTACAGCTGTCTTGTTGGGGCCATGCTTTCTACCAATCAGCCAGGTTCAACAGCTTGTTCAGGCCTGCAAGCACTTCTTTTAACTACAGACTAACCTGCATGCTCAGTTTTGTGCAAGTATTTGTTATAGTAATGCTACAAAGAAAAGTTTATCTTCTACTTGtcctaaaaaaaatacatggtaTTCTttacaacaattttttttcaaggtcTTTCACTGGCCAGTATGTTCAACTGTAAAATCAAATCATTTTGTTTCATATCTATGACagatctgtttttcttcttcataaaACAGCTAGATAATATTTGCCTTGGGTTGTGCAGTATCCTTACAAAGCCCATGCCTATTATGATTTAAAGATACTGCCCATTGTTTGAGTGGAACTCTTGACATCCAGCATCTAGGCAGGTTGGGTGCCTCCACCGCACTTACTGTCACACATACAGCATGTCCTTATGAAAGCAGTTGTGCAAATTCCAGCACTGTGTCCAATTTACACCCACACCACACTACAGGTTTTCTATTTGAGTGCAACAAGAACACCATGCAACCAAGTGCAAtacaaggagaaaaaaaaaaaaatatatatatatatatatatatatatatatatatatatatatatatccctgCAGTGTGTGCAGAGTAATTGCTGTAATGTTTCATAACACTGAAAATAATTCACTGGATTCAGGCAGGTCTTCAGCCACTATTTGAAGTTTTAACTCAGTGAAATAAACAAGTCACACTTCTTTATGCAATACTTACAGGCATTTGATTAATGGCTATTTAGGACTTGCATACAAAACAGGAGGGAGTAttgagaaagagggagagaagcaAGCAAACACTCTAGCCTATGGCAAGAAAACTTCAGAGGGACCTGCAAATGGAAGGCAGAGTACTGGGCAGAACTGCAAGTGGTCACTGAACCATGGGATTAAAAAGCATTTAAGCTTTGTACCAGAACAACCCTTCATCCAACCATATATTTCTGACCATtcagaggaaaagaaaagacaaatgtTAGGAGCTTGGGCGGTTACTGCTGGTGCAAAACTGTGGGAAACAGGTCCTCCAGCGCCATCATCTATAAATGTATTGCAGTGCTTTCTTGCAGACAAACATAATGAGCTTGTCTAAAAGGGTTTCTGTGTTCATAGTTAAGGTGCAAAATGGACTGTCACTACTGTTTATTGCATTCATGTCTAGAAGTAATGGAAAACATGCAATCAAATGTAGGACACGTTGACTAGAGTGGTTCACTTTACACTCCTGTTCACACTTTTAATGTCTCTTGGGCAACAACAAGCAAATTTATGACAGACTATTGACTTATTTACCGAGAGCTCTAGAGAGTGAATGGGTCTGATTAGTACAAATTCATGCAACAAAATAAATCACCAGCTAAGGTTTCCCAAATGTATTATGTTCAGTTTTAGTGCCAAGAGGATGGTTGGTGAAAAAGCTTTCAACGTGCACAGCACCCCGCCTGCCTATGCTTGTTTTGATGGGCAATGATGAAAGCACAGGTGGATGCGAGAAAGCACCCCTCCCTCCTCAGCTGCACGGATTCCTCATCTGTGGCTTCTTATTAGCACAGGAGTGGAGGATTGCAGTCTGGCCGCTGGGCACAGTGGGTCGGTGCTCACAAAGCTCTGTTTGTTCCCTGGCCTGCAGGGCTCCCAGGGTAAGCTTGGCTCCAGAGGGGAGACAAACAAAAAGGCTACACTGTCTCGCACACTGAAGCTGATCTCCAACACATTCGTCTTAACTTCTCAACGGGGGTACATTTCTCTTCTGAAGAGATAGAGGAATGGCAAAAGGAGACAAGTTTTTCTAAACAGGGCCTCAGGATAACAAAACTGCTGTTGTTCTGAactatgtttttttcccctctcagtTAAATGCCATTTTGAGTTACTGCTTGTGGTGATGTGGgtctttttttgctttgtgtGCTTCATCTCCTTTTGTTTAAACTGAGAGTTCTTTATCTTGTGCTGCTATATCAATATATTTTGAGTGagacttaagaaaaaaaaaacatgcatataacaaaccattttttaattttagttAGAGTAACTTGGAGTATATCCTCATACTGCTacaggtacacacacatacacacacactcaaaagcAAAAAGATTTCTCATTCTAAAGTTTACCTCACACCTATACATGCTGTCCTCCTGTTATTTCTACGGATGAAATAATGTTCGGCTAActtctgcagctgctgtcaGGTCAGACATTCACTGTTGTGCTGCAGTCTGCACTCCAAGTATGACTCCATTATTGAGGGGACTTTAAAATGGGAGCTGTGTGACACACAGCGGGATGATTTAGTTTAATGACCATGGCAGTGACAGCACTGTGATGGAAATTGGACTCCCCCTGCAAATTTACATCACTTGAGGGTACTTGGGGCTCTTTTAGCGGCTGCACTCCAGAGCATGAGCCATCAGGAGGTCCTGGATATGTCATGCTTGTCACCTTCCTTTAAGTGTATCTGCAGACGTGGGAGAGGGATTAATATTATATAGCCTACGGAAGCACGGAGGCCGTCTTATCGGCACTGCAGATGTGATAAGCACCTCTACCCCCATGAAAACCAGGAAAAATCTCCAAGCAAAAAAGACAAGCATCTCTTTGTGCTGCTTCCTTGAACTGCTTCAGTGTTTCAATGGAGTTTTAGAGGCAGACACGGAGTAATTTCACATCTGTTGTAATTTGATGTGCCTGGATCACCCTCTGTGAAATCGTCTTGATCACAACATGGCTCCTTTCAATTATTTCGAAAGTTGGCATATGGCCTCAGAGATTGTAATCTGATTTATTTTGATTGTGAGATATTCAGACTAGCTGACACCACAAGCAGATGTATGAAAAAAGCGCCTAGCTCTTATTTTGTGGCTTAGCACTCTGCCACTCctctttgcttaaaaaaaaagtacagatttatttatttaacaaaaacgtCACCTTTGTGGAAATATTTTCCATCATTGCCATGACACTCAACTCGCATTAGTTCACATCAATGCAGATGTCAGAATGCACAAGTTGTGTTGCCCTCAAACTGATTCTGAGCTGTGAATGGAAGTTATGGCAAGTGTTGCTGTCACTTCAGCTTAATCAGAAACACACCAAGTGTAACCATGGGAACAAGATGTGACAtgtaaaaaaacatcaacatcaAAGCTGACATACTGTAATTAGAATTTATTGAAGCCTGTTAAGTCAGAGAAGGTACATGATCTGCTGAGCCTTTGGATTCAGTCCAATGCCCTTCACTGAACAAAGTACAGTGCATTAAGACTAACTATCATAATACAAAAATCACTGCCCATGAATAATAAAGTCTATCAATGTTGTAGTACTTATTATCATACTCAACAATCTGCACATCACAATATATGGAGTAGCTATTTGGCAGTATTTACCAAACTCAGAAAATTAGCATCTGCATGTGCATCAGAATAGAAGCTGAAAGATAAGAGACCTTTGCAGGGGGAAATAAAAGACATGTCCCCTTTCAAATGTCGAGTTTGTTGTGTTACACAAGACCCAAAATGCGTGCCACCCACCAGCGACAAGGCATAATGACCCGACAAGCTACCTGGCACCCTCTGTAGTTGTAGGGCCAAGGCCAGTAGCCACGCAGAGGCTCACACACTCTTTGACAGTGAGTGTAGCTGCGTTGGCATTCTGAGCAGCAGATTCCCTGGTGATCCAACATAGTGTCAAAGGTCATGGCGCTCTCCTCTCTGGCCTCTCCGCTGCGCTGCAGTTATGTAAAGCAAGATCAGTTTTCAAAAGCAAgaaattgtttgggaaattATCTTTTGAATCCATACTAATTTGCAATTCAAATCCTTTTAATCTCATCCACCCAAGAAAGTGACTCAATTTCTTTGAGGTAACATGAATTTTTATAACCGGTGGGAGTTTTCTCTTCAGTTCATGAGTTCAATTTGGAATGGCAGCTTTTACCCCAGCGACCTGTAATTAAAGCTGCCAGTATGACACCTTTACAGCAGCAgtagcagcaccagcagcatgtaCCACCCACTGCTGACAGAAAAACTAAATGCAGGTTAACATGTTTCCTCTTTGTGTGCTTCTATCTGtgtgaaaatatatattttaacgAGGCTTGCAACttcaggctgctgctgtaaTGAAGTCATCTGTAAAAGTTTGGACAAAACAGCAAAACCtcatttcaaaatgttactttaagGAACGCTTTAGGGCCCAATCTGTGGCTCTGGatagtaaataaaaatgtcaccACCTCTGGAGTCTTGCTTATCATAAACAGTGTTGTTGATTAAGTTGTTACTCACATGATAGGGGTTTTCAGGGTTGTATGCTGATCCCGCAGCTGACTCCTCTTCGTCCTCAGCTCTGGAGGTGTCATGCTCTGTGCGATTCACCGACTCACTCTCCCGTGCAGCTTCCTCAAGCTCCTCCATATTTAACTGCCGCTTGGCTCGCTGAAtgtctctctttctcctctccCCATCTGTTACGATATCCACAAGAGGCAAGAGTATTGGGTCAACATCCACAAGATGCCATACAGGTCCTCAGAGCTCAATCCTACATAGCTGGAGCTGTCTCAGACGTCCTGAATAATTCAATTAGCAGCAGTGATCTCAAGCAGCTTTGCATATTTCAAGTtcattcttttttaataaaagacTTTGTTGGTCTGCTGCTCAATTCTAAATTTAGTGTATGTTCAAGATGTTCGCTAAATTCTCAGCCAAGTCTGTAAATTTTACAAGTGTGTCAGCAGATAAGAAGAGCAATCACAGCTAAGATTTTAATAAGctatgaaaaacacacacaatggtTCACTCTGAATAGATCATGCTGAGTTTTAGAACGTTTTTTTCTTCGTCTGTTGGAAGGGGGGAGCAACGGGAAATAGCTGGAAGTAAGAGAAGGACCTTTAGGATACATGGGTTGGAGCCAGAAAATGGGACGTTCCCCACAAAGATCCAGAATTTTGTGGCTTAAAAATGTGGTGTCCCTCAGTGGCTGTTCTGCTGCAACCCATATGAGAAACCCCGCATCATACCTCACAGGCATTATTTCATCTGTCTGgcgagaaaaataaagaaaatgtctTTGAATTAGTCTCAAATATTAGCGCTGCAACATCTTTTTTTACCCCTCCAATTTTCAATATTGTGCGTCAAAATTTGTGCACATACCAGGTCAAACATCAGTGTCTTTTTGTTGTGAGCTCCCATGAGTTGAAGGTTTGCTTTAATTTGGGGTTTTATATAGCACTTGTCTCCTCCAAAGAAACGGATTCCAGTTATACCCTGCACCAAATCAGAAAGATGCCAATGTTTACCCTCACAGCGTTGCTACTTTTCTAAGCACATAGAAGGTCTCAGTTgagcaagagaagaaaaaaTCAGGGCCAGACTTACTCACAATTTGAAAGTCATGAATCTCCACAGCTTCCACAGCTCCACTCCCAGTTTTAAATCTCTCCAGATTGTTGTCAGAATCTATTTCCATGGAGCCCTCCTTTACCTCCCCATCGATGTTCAAGCTGTAACGAACATTATAAACCTGGCAGCATTCAAAGTAAAATATTAAAACAACTGATTAGTTGAGTTATGTAAATCACGCAGTTGCAAACATGATCACAGAGATGGAAAACAAGCTTCATGTCGATTATATTATTCCCCCTCACTGACATTTTTGTTGAAGGAAAACCTTTGTAGTTTTAACACACTGAGAATTTGAGAAAATCACCACAGGAGATGTTGTTGCAGACCTTGATGAGGAGCTCTGCCCCACATttgccacaaaaaaaacattggaaCGATTTTATTATGAGATGAAGTAAAGCTCCAAGAtcgttttttgcagtttctgtgtgttaaagacagaaagaaaatcaAATCTAAAGTCTGACTTGTGATGAAtgggatttttttcatttagtttcagTTACTGATTGAATGCCTGATATTTGCCATTTGAGGATACACCATACAATAAAAAACTACAGTCTTTTGGCAACACTCACATTCCTATCATTGACTTTCCACAGGTAGAGAGCAGCCACGGATGCGCACAACATGAACACTGCACCAACGAGAAGAGCCACAGCTCCAAATCTCAGCACACGACTGACTGGAGTAGAAGCTGGTGTGCTGGATACGCTTTGTCCCTTAAAGTTCAGAGTacacaaagaaaaggaaagcgttaaacaatgacaaaaacaaGAGTAACATTGCTTGGAAGTTTAGGATTCTAGCTTTATTAACATGTCACACATGTCAAGTAGAATTCTGATCAAAAACTGAGGCTGTCTTACCGCAGGGATGCACGGTGCAAAACAGCAAGATCCATGAGTTGTACCTTGCACTTTCTCCATAATCTCTCTTGTGATGTCTGTAATTCCCACTctggttgtttgtctttggGGAGTCGGGTTATCCACCAGAAGACTATTTTGACAAGTCAACGTGAATGACGTAAAGTTGATATAAAATTGCAAAATTCTTCATCTGAATGTTACCTTTATCTCCAAGTTGCCCAAAGCAAGGTGGCCATCCTGTGGTGCCAAACtaaaacagacatttgaaagcagcttttagctcGTGAGAGACTTGTCATGTGTTATAGATACTAATGTATTGGTCTGTAAAAAGAACGCTGTCAGACCTTTCTGCCAGTGACTGTTTCGAGGAAAATACATAACCTTGTAGGCCAGTTATGCTTTCACAGAATATCTTTAGAGCTTTCATTTAATAACTCACTTTAATAGCATATCAGACATGCTGTAGTGCATAAAGGGTGTGAATTCTAGAATTTTCTGCATATCTGGATTAGCATCCTTTTAGCCCATTTTCATCGCTCTATCTTTTTCTATCTGTAAAAGTAAACCTGGCAGAGCCATTTTTCCCCCTACCTGTGTAGGTATGCAGGGCTAATACAAAGTGAGAGTTTATTTTCTACCATTACTTTGTCACATTTCAATGCCATTGAAAAGATTACTCTTATAGCCCTGATAAAccgaaaaaaagaaatgcaatttttttttctcaattttggACATTAAAGGGTTAAGATGTAAAATGCCATCAATACATCTACGCCCAGGTCACATAATTTGTCACATAATTTGTCACATAATTTGTCACATTGATCTAGTTGGACTCTATATATATACTTTTGGGATTTGTATGAAAACTGATTCAGTTTTAGGTCATATTCATgttgaaatataaaaaattctaaaaGGTTCACAAACTGTCAAGCATCACGGTAACATCCATTTTTTCTGTGACTGCTGCAGATTTGCTTAAGCTCCTTGCCTACATGTCAGCAGGAAAGGAAGATTGCACTCACCTGTAGTTAAACTTGTAAGTAGTCCACTTTTTAGCTCTTTATATTCATACCACATACGAGTAGGCAGCACAGACAGTGGAATACACAGACACAACCATTGCTTAATTGTGAATTTTCTCTCGTCGTAGTGAGAGAAAGGTAGTTGTGTAGTCAAAGTTTTTTGGTCTTTATCCTAACTTAAATGGAAGAAAAATGGCAAGAAAACAGATTCAAATACGCTGTGCCTCTGTTGCTTGGAAACAGATTAAATCCCATTTTTTGGATAATTGGTAAGCT contains:
- the cnmd gene encoding leukocyte cell-derived chemotaxin 1, coding for MEKVQGTTHGSCCFAPCIPAGQSVSSTPASTPVSRVLRFGAVALLVGAVFMLCASVAALYLWKVNDRNVYNVRYSLNIDGEVKEGSMEIDSDNNLERFKTGSGAVEAVEIHDFQIGITGIRFFGGDKCYIKPQIKANLQLMGAHNKKTLMFDLTDEIMPVRYDAGFLIWVAAEQPLRDTTFLSHKILDLCGERPIFWLQPMYPKDGERRKRDIQRAKRQAEDEEESAAGSAYNPENPYHRSGEAREESAMTFDTMLDHQGICCSECQRSYTHCQRVCEPLRGYWPWPYNYRGCQVACRVIMPCRWWVARILGLV